From Vicinamibacterales bacterium:
GACCGTCGGAGTGAGATCGTGGACGAAACGGGTGAACTCAGCATCGAGGATCTTATTGCTGAAGAGAACATGGCGATTACGGTAACGAACACCGGCTATATCAAGCGGACTGCAATCGCCACTTACCGTAACCAGCGGCGGGGTGGAAAAGGCCGAATCGGCATGCGGATGCGCGAAGAGGATTTTGTCTCGCAACTCTTCATTGCGTCGACTCATGCCTACATCCTGATTTTCACAAACCGTGGACGCGTATATTGGCTGAAGGTCCACGAAATTCCCGACGTTGGACCTTCCGGAAAGGGCAAGGCGATCGCAAACCTTGTTTCGATGTCGGCCGGTGAGCGGGTTGCCGCCCTAGTCGCCGTTCGCGAGTGGCCCGAGAACGACGGTGAGCGGTTCATTGTCATGGGCACGCGGCAGGGCAAGGTGAAGAAGACCGACATACGAGCCTTCCGGCATCCAAGGGCCGGGGGCATTATCGCTCAGGCTGTGGGTGCTAATGATGCCGTCATCGCGGTGGTGGCGACTGACGGCACTGGAGAGCTCTTTTTGGGCACCCAGGGCGGCATGGCGATCAGATTTACTGAAACGGGCGTCCGACCCATGGGCCGGCCGGCCACCGGTGTTCGGGGCATCACCCTTCGGACCGGTGATGAAGTGGTGGCCATGACCGAAGTTCGGCCTGGTGGCGCGCTGATGACTGTCTGCGAAAATGGCTATGGAAAACGGACAGAATTGGCCGAATATCGCGTGCAGTCTAGGGGTGGAGTGGGTATTATTAGCATCCAGAGTAGTGAGCGGAACGGTAAGGTCGTCGGCGTCGAGCACGTCCGGGGTGAGGACGAGTTGATGTTGGTGACCAAACAGGGCAAAATCCTCCGGATGCTGACCTGGAGCATCCGGGCAATCGGCCGGGCGACTCAGGGTGTCAGGCTGATCGAGATGGAGGAAGACGACCGCGTAGTCTCAATTGCTCGCCTCGCTGACCATGAGCGCGATGAGAACCAGGCGGGTGAACCGGGCGGAAACGAGGGGTAGGGTATCGTGCGTAACACGCGCCCTCGGTTGGCGACCCAGTGAAGCGAGAAAACTAGTCATTGATTGAAGGAGGCTGACGACATGCATCGGCCACGATTCACGGCTTTAGCACTTTTCGTTCTGACGACGGCCTTTGCCGGATGCTCGAGTCCACCACCCGAGGAGACGTTGATCTCAAGTTTCTTCCGCGCATCCCGCTTTCGGGACAACATGACGTCCGCTAATCTTTCGATGGTGACGTTTAGTCCTGCTGAGAGAGGCGTTGTCTCGAGCTTTGAGGTGGAAAGCATCTCCGAAGAAACAACGGCGCCGATGCGCGCCCGTGCGCTTAATGAAGCATTAATGGCAAGCCAGGCGTCGGAGTCAGAATTCTCTGAACGGAAGCAGGCTTACCAAGACGAGAATCTTGAAGCGATTGAACGGGTCCTTGAAACTGAGCAAGCGGGCAACGCACCAAGCCGCCGAGCCGATCGAACGGTCCAGGAAGAATGGACACAGTGGCGCGCAGAGATGGCCCAACATGCCCAGGAAGTCTCCGATGCGCGTGCGGCGTTGAGCGATGGGCGCATTGTGGCAGAGGGTAGCACCTACAGCCCAACGGACATGATCGACGTCGCGCTGTATGACGGCGAGATTATGTCAAAGACCGTCCGCATCATTGCGGATGTGGTCACACCGGACGAGCAAGATGTTCAGCAAACGCTCGAGGTCGAGATTCAGCGGGCCGAACTTGTTGGAGACGACGGCACGCCGGTCAGCGGGCGCTGGATCATCACGGCTATCGACGAAGTTGGGTAGATCGCGCGCCGAGCTGCACTCTTAGACTTCGACCTTTTCGACTTATCAGTGCGGCGTCCGCTGGGGCGCCGCACCACCCTCGTGTCGTCCTGACCCGGAGGTTTAAGTTGCTCATCGAGATTCGAATGGTGCTCCATGCGCGCGCCAGTCGACGAAAGATTGATGCGAGATCGTACGGCGATCGATGAACCGGGCATGGCGGAACATGAACCAAGTCAGTCGCATCTTGGGCATCTAATCCACGAGTTCTGGCGCGGCCTGCCGTTTACCATCCTTCTCTTTGCCTTTTGGATTGTTCTATCGGGAAAGCTCGACAGGAGCCATTTGTTTGCCGGCGCTATCTGCGCCATTGCGATTTCGTTGTGGACCGGCCGACTTCTCAGCCTTCCGCCCCAGGTCGGTTCATCGGCATCTCACCCGTTGGCTGGTGTGTTCTGGTCACGTTTTCCGATGTATTTGCTGTGGCTAGCCTGGCAGGTCATCAGGGCGAATCTACACGTGGCTAGGATCGTGCTGCATCCGCGAATGCCAATTGAGCCGAGTCTAGTGAGGCTGGATAAACCAGCGCCGCATACATTTGCCCGTCTGGTGCTCGCGAATTCCATCACTTTAACGCCCGGGACTGTAACCCTTGATGTTGATGATGCCGGTTATCTGGTACACGCCTTGACCTCACGTAGCGCATCTGGCCTGAGAAGTGGTGACACGGTGCAGCGATGCCAGGCGCTCTTCTTACGCTCAGATCTCGAGTTGGACCGAGAGGTGACCCAATGAGCCCGTTGCTACTCGGCACAGCGTTCGTGCTTGCCGCGGCGATGGTGTTTTCACTCTACCGCGTGCTTGCCGGACCAACCGTTTTCGACCGCCTAACGGGCTTAGGTCTCATCTCGACCAAGACCATTGTGTTTCTACTGGTGCTCGGATTTCTGACGGACCGCGTCGAAGTCTTCGTCGATATCACGCTCTCGTACACGTTGATCAGCTTCGTGGGCACACTTGCCTTAGCTAAGTACTTCGAGGCCAAAAAGGCGGATCAGCCATGATCCCTGTTGCTGACCTCGTGTTACTCGTAGGGCTTTTCTTTATTGCGGCTGGTGTGGTGGGCGTGCTCAGGCTGCCAGACTTCTACACGCGGTTACACGCCTTGGGCAAATCCGACACGCTGGGCGTGGCCCTAACCGTTGGCGCTTTGGCGCTACGCAGCGGTGCCACACTTACCAGTTTGAAGATCTTGCTAATTGTTGCCTTCGTAACGCTCGCCAATCCGACCGCTACCCACGCGCTTGGCCGGGCGGCATATCGGGCCGGCATTGCTCCGTGGCGACGGAAGGATGCTTTGTGACGCCAATGCTTGATCCATTGGCAGTTGTTTTTCTGATACTCATGATCATCTGTGCAATTTCGGTGCTCTCGGCGCGCGATTTACTGGCCGCTGTGACCGTTTTCGGCACGTTCAGTTTTTTTTCGGCTACTTACTTTGCGATTCTCGGCGCAGTTGATGTTGCATTCACCGAGGCGGCAGTCGGTGCCGCCATCACGGCAGTTTTCTTTGTCACGGCGATTTTCCGGACTGACCGAGGTGCTGATTAGTGGGCCGACTGTCGCTTGTCCCGCTCGTCGTGCTGGGCGCCCTCCTTATGACGGCGGCAGGCAGCTTACCGGCGGTCGGCGACCCCGAGTCTCCAGCGGCCACGCACGTGTCGCCACGATACATTAGTCACGGGCATCAAGAAACGGGCGCCGCCAATCTCGTCACAGGTGTGTTAGCCGACTATCGATCCTACGACACACTAGGTGAGACGGCGGTGATCTGTGCGGCGGGTCTTGCCTGCTGGCTCATCCTCGGCGCGCGATGGCGAGAAGATGGTGAGGCGCAATGAATTTAGCGTTCGGTAGCCCAGCACTCGACGCGGCGAGCCGTCTGATGACACCGTTCATGCTGATGTTTGGTGCCTATGTGGTCGTACACGGTCACGACAGTCCAGGCGGAGGATTTCAAGGCGGTGTGATTATTGCAGCCTGCGTCATCCTGATTAGACTCGTCCGCGGACGAGCCGGGGGCTGGACACTCGCGCCCGAGCGTGCGCTGGTGTTTGCATGCGCGGGGCTGGGCATTTTTGTAGCGGTTGGGTTACTCGGCCCGCTTTTCGGTGGCAACTTTCTTGATTATTCTGTGCTTCCACTGTGGCTTGAGACCCCAGAAGTTCGAGCCGTTGGCAGTATGGCGATTGAGGTTGGTGTTGCGGTGACGGTAACTGGTGTTCTGACGCTCATTTTCGATGCGCTGGCCGAAGTGCGCAGTGACGGATGAAATGGAAGGAATCTGGAACAGCGGAACGGCGGAATACTTTCTGACCATTGTGCTGCTACTGGTTGGACTCTACGGAATCGTCGCCCGTCAGCATTTCCTACGTAAGCTCATGGCGATGAACATCCTTCAGGTGGCGGTCATCGTGTTCTTCATCGCGTTGTCCGCTAAATCCGGCGCAACAGTGCCCGTGGTTATCGAGGACGGGCACGAAATCAACGTCGCTTCATACGTCAATCCACTTCCCCACGCCCTGATGCTGACGGCGATTGTTGTGTCGGTTAGCACGACAGGGGTTGCTCTTGCCTTACTCATTCGTATCCGGCGGCGCTACGGTACGCTCAGTGAAACGGCGCTTCTCGCCAAGTTACGAGAATGAGTGCGCATTTACCGGCTCTCGTCGTTGTGGCTCCTCTTCTCGCTGCGGTCGTGGTGCCGCTGCTTGGCCGCCGTTCACCGGGTGCAGCACACCTGGTCACTCTGGCCGCTCTAGGCTTTACGCTGGCGGCTTCAACCTTTTTGCTTTCGGTGGTCGTAGCCAACGGCGTATGGCGGTATGCATTTGCCGGGTGGGCGCCGCCGTGGGGGATCGAATACGTTCTTGATCCACTAAGCGCTGGGATGATGGTGCTTGTCAGCTTTCTTGCGCTGGCCACATCGATTTACGCGTGGTCCTACCTCTTTGCAAGCGACCCACAGCGAATCGGAATTTTCGATTCGCTCTATCTTTTGTTAGTGACCGGACTACTTGGAATCGTGGCGACCGGGGATCTTTTTAATCTTTACGTATTCTTGGAAATCTCTGCCATTGCAGCCTACGCGTTGCTTTCCACTGGCGGTGATCGCGCGACAGTGGCGACGTTTCGCTACCTACTGATCGGAACGGTGGCCGCGTCGTGCTATTTATTAGGCGTTGGCTTTCTCTACGCACTGACGGGCACGTTGAACATGGCTGACCTTACGGCCCGTTTGGCAGACGTCGATGACTCAACGGCCAAGGCTGCAGGCATTGGTTTGATTGTTATTGGCTTGGCTATCAAGGCCGCACTCTTTCCGTTCCATGGCTGGCAACCTGATGTCTACACCTACGCTCCACCACCCGTCACCGGCTTTGTAGCCGCGGTTATGACAAAGGTGAGCGCCTACGCTATTTTTCGGGTGCTTTACTTTACCCTCGGCGGTGAGCCGACGGCGGGCAGCGCCCTGGTGTTTCTCGGCTGGGCAGGAGTAATAGCGATCCTGGCGGGTGCTTGGTTGGCGCTATCGCAAACCGATATCCGCCGGATGTTGGCTTACTCCAGTGTTAGCCAGATGGGCTACATTTTTTTTGGGTTTTCACTCGGCTCCCCGATTGCGCTTGTCGGAGCACTCTTCCACGTGCTGAATCATGCTGTGGTGAAGGGATGCCTCTTCCTCGTGGTGGGTGGTGTGAGGTGGCGTACCGGGGCATCAAACGTTGCCGAGTTTGTCGGTATGGGCCGGCGATTACCGCTGAGCATGTTGGCCTTTGCGGTGGCCGCTGTGTCGTTGGTCGGCTTACCGCCCACCGCTGGTTTCTTTAGTAAATGGTACCTATTACTCGGTGCATTTGAGGCAGAGGCATGGATTGGAGTGGGAGCGGTTGTGGTGAGCACGGGGCTGAGCGCTGTCTACTTCTTTCGGATTTTTGAACGAGCGTTCGTTGTAACTGACGACAAGCTGTCGTCAGTCCGGTCAAACGACCTGCCCGTTGGAATGCTAGGCCCTGCGTTGGTGCTGGCCGCGGTGGTGCTACTGCTGGGCCTGTTCCAACAGCCACTCATCACACACGTGCTACAGCGCGCCCTGCCGATCGCCGTGTCCTAAATGGATTTAGCCCTTCGTCCACTCGCCGCCGTGCTCGTCTCGCTGCTTGCCGCGGTGCTGTTGCCGTTAGTGGGCAGGCGACCAACCGTCCGAGAGACCATTACCATCACGGCCGCCATCTTAAAACTTGCTCTCGTTTCGTCGATGTTACCGGCTGTGCTTGCCGGGCAAGGGGTCGAAGGCGTGTCCTTCGCACTTGGGATGGGGTTATCACTACAATTTCGAGTTGATGCCCTGGGGCTGCTCTTCGCTTTGACGGCATCAAGCCTTTGGTTGCTGACCTCGATTTATTCGATTGGTTATCTCCGAGCGACTACTTCGACACACCAAACATCGTATTATTCTGCCTTTGCGGTTTGTTTATCGGCGACGGTCGGCATCGCGTTTTCGGGCAACCTTCTGACCTTCTTCGTGTGCTACGAAGTGCTGACGCTAGCGACCTACCCGCTTGTTGTACACGGCCGCACGCCAGAGGCGCAGGCTGCTGGCCGTCGGTATCTTGTGTACACACTAGCCGCTGGCCAGGCACTACTCGTCGCGACCGTGTGGGCGGAGACTCTTGTACCGGGAAGCGAGTTTAGGCCAGGTGGTTTCCTCAATAGCCAAACATCAAGTCTGACCGTCTGGATGCTCTTCGTGCTTTTTGTTGTCGGTTGCGGCGTCAAAGCCGCAATCATGCCACTACACGGATGGCTGCCCGCAGCCATGGTTGCCCCAACGCCAGTGAGTGCCTTGTTACACGCTGTAGCTGTTGTGAAAGCGGGTGTTTTCGGCATCGTTCGAATGGTGGGCTACGTGTTTGGCCTCGACACCCTTCGTGCGACCGGTGCCGATACTGTGTTGATCATCTTCGCCGTAGCAACCATCTTGATCGCGTCCATAAGAGCGCTGGGCGAAGACCGTCTGAAACGCCGACTAGCCTACTCAACCATCGGACAACTCTCCTATATTGTGCTCGGTGCCGCGGTGGGGTCGGTGGCAGCGTTGACTGGCGCGATGTTTCACATTGCTGGTCATGGGTTCATGAAAATCACCATGTTCTTCTGTGCAGGAACGGTGCACACGCAGGCTCATCGCGACGGTGTCAAAGGCTTAGACGGACTGGGTCGGCAAATGCCTGTGACAATGACTGCTTTTGCTATCGGCGCGTGTGGATTGGCCGGCGTACCCCTACTGGCTGGTTTTATCGCGAAGTGGAATCTTGGCGTAGGTGCGGTCGAGGTCGACCACTTACTACTGGTCGGCGTGCTCGTAGTAAGTGGACTGCTAAATGTTGCCTACTTCTTTCCTATTCTTTTCGATGCGTTCTTCAGAGCACCGACTAGCGACGTGCGCGAGGCCGGGTGGGCGATGGTCTTACCGCTTGGCGTGACGGCAGTAGTGGCGCTACTTCTCGGAGTCATACCGGATTTCGGCCTCCACTTTTTTACCTTAGCCCGCCTCGCCGCCGAGAGTGTGGTCACTGGTGCTGGAGTGCTGCAATGACGACACGTCAAGTGTTTGGCGCGATGACGGTGTGCACGGTTGGTCTTATCGCCATCGAAATCGCCATCGTGCAAGAAGTGCACGGCGGGTGGTGGCACCGTGTTGCAGGGTTCGACTTATTGGCTGGCTTCACCGGTTGCCTAGCGTTAATTTGGGGAGCCAAGGCGTTGGGTCGATTGGGGCTGCAACGGTCTGAGCACGAACATCCTGAGACTGAGCCCTAATGATGACGCTCCCACATCCAGCGCTTGTGTTGATTGTCGCCGCCTCGTTCGCGGCGCTCACTCGCGGTCGAGCGCGCCAGGTGGGCTTAGTGCTGGCGACCCTCGCCGCACTGATCGCTGCGTTTGCATTGCCCGACGGTGACCGTGGTGTTGTCGAGCTCACTGGCCAAGGCCTCGTCCTGCTGAGAGTTGATCCAGTCAGCCGTTTCTTTGGCTTGATTTTCACGGCGATTGCGTTCATCGGCACTATTTACGGCCTCCACATTGATCGCGGCGGTGAGCACTTCACAAAGCTAATCTATGCTGCGGGCGCGCTTACCGTTATCTATGCGGGCGATTGGCTCACCGTGTTTGCAGGCTGGGAGTTAATGGCCGTTACGTCACTAGCACTCATTTGGTTCGGTGGAACGACGCGCGCGCGAATGGCCGGGCTCCGGTACATTTATGTGCACTTGACCGGCGGCTCGTTGCTTTTTTCAGGGATTGCACTGCTGTGGGCAAGCGGCGGTGAACTCACACTCACACGGCTGTCCCCTGGTACTGGCCTAGCCTCCGGCTTGATTCTCGCTGGCGTGCTTGTGAATGCCGCCGTGCCGCCCGTGCACGCTTGGTTGACCGATGCTTATCCCGAAGCCTCGGTCACAGGAACAGTCTTTCTGAGTGCATTCACGACGAAAACAGCCGTCTATCTGCTGATTCGCGTGTTTCCCGGAACCGAGGCTCTCATGTGGGCTGGCGCGATCATGGCGGTCTACGGTGCTCTGTTTGCCGTGCTTGAAAACGACATTCGGCGGTTGCTCTCGTACCACATCATCAGTCAGGTCGGCTACATGGTGGCTGGCGTTGGCATGGGTACTGCACTCGCTGTTAACGGTGCGGCCGCCCACGCGTTCTCACACATTCTGTATAAGGCGCTCTTGCTCATGGGGGCAGGTGCCGTCTTACAAGCGACCGGACGGAACAAACTAACCGAGTTGGGTGGCCTTGCACGTTCAATGCCTGGCGTTACGATGCTTTACCTGATTGGCGCCTGCTCGATATCTGGCGTGCCGTTGTTTAGTGGCTTTGTCAGTAAATCGCTGATTGTGTCGGCCGCGTCAGAGCATGGCCACGTAATGGTCGAATGGCTGCTGATCGTGGCCAGTGTCGGCACGTTCCTCCATACCGGACTGAAACTCCCCTATTTCACGTTTTTTGGACCGGACCGTGGCCTCAAGCCGACCCGTCTTCCACGGAACATGGTGGTCGCGATGGGATTGGCGGCGGCAGCCTGCATTGGGATCGGCGTGATACCCGACTGGTTGTACGCGCGGCTTCCAGTGCCGGAGGTCTCCTATGCACCGTACACTTTTGACCATGTGTTATCGACATTACAGCTCCTGATCGGTACCGGAGTGGCGTTCTGGCTAGCACGGCAGTCACTGGGCGGTACACCAACAGTGACCCTCGATACCGACCGGCTGTGGCGGCGCCCGGTCTGGATGTTAGTCACCTGTCTGGTCAACGGTGTTGCGATGGCCGGACAGCGCTGGCGGTTTGGCACACTTGCTGTCGCCGAACGAGTTGCGGTGACCCTACAAAGCCCATTCCACGTGGCCCGGCCAGGGATGTTACCCTACGACGCGGATCGACATCGCTTGCCGATCGGTGCGAATGTCGTCTGGATTGCGGTCGGGTTCGTAGCGCTCATGTTAGCCATTTGGCAGCTGACTGGCGTGTGACCCAACCACCAATCAGGCGAGAGTCAGCTTGGCGTACTTGGCTAAGAGTTTTTTCTGCCCAACCGTCCTGAATCTCACTGTCAGCTTAGCGTCGTCGCGTGAAGGTTCGACCGCGACGACGATGCCAACCCCAAATTGCGGATGCCGGACTTGGGTGCCGGGTCCGACAGCGCTAAGAGATTGGTCTTCATCTTCGTATGCGTAAGTTGAGTCGACCGTCTCTTCACCAGACTGGAAC
This genomic window contains:
- a CDS encoding Na+/H+ antiporter subunit E gives rise to the protein MRDRTAIDEPGMAEHEPSQSHLGHLIHEFWRGLPFTILLFAFWIVLSGKLDRSHLFAGAICAIAISLWTGRLLSLPPQVGSSASHPLAGVFWSRFPMYLLWLAWQVIRANLHVARIVLHPRMPIEPSLVRLDKPAPHTFARLVLANSITLTPGTVTLDVDDAGYLVHALTSRSASGLRSGDTVQRCQALFLRSDLELDREVTQ
- a CDS encoding monovalent cation/H+ antiporter complex subunit F, whose product is MSPLLLGTAFVLAAAMVFSLYRVLAGPTVFDRLTGLGLISTKTIVFLLVLGFLTDRVEVFVDITLSYTLISFVGTLALAKYFEAKKADQP
- the mnhG gene encoding monovalent cation/H(+) antiporter subunit G; protein product: MIPVADLVLLVGLFFIAAGVVGVLRLPDFYTRLHALGKSDTLGVALTVGALALRSGATLTSLKILLIVAFVTLANPTATHALGRAAYRAGIAPWRRKDAL
- a CDS encoding hydrogenase subunit MbhD domain-containing protein; this encodes MLDPLAVVFLILMIICAISVLSARDLLAAVTVFGTFSFFSATYFAILGAVDVAFTEAAVGAAITAVFFVTAIFRTDRGAD
- the mbhE gene encoding hydrogen gas-evolving membrane-bound hydrogenase subunit E; translated protein: MGRLSLVPLVVLGALLMTAAGSLPAVGDPESPAATHVSPRYISHGHQETGAANLVTGVLADYRSYDTLGETAVICAAGLACWLILGARWREDGEAQ
- a CDS encoding MnhB domain-containing protein; amino-acid sequence: MNLAFGSPALDAASRLMTPFMLMFGAYVVVHGHDSPGGGFQGGVIIAACVILIRLVRGRAGGWTLAPERALVFACAGLGIFVAVGLLGPLFGGNFLDYSVLPLWLETPEVRAVGSMAIEVGVAVTVTGVLTLIFDALAEVRSDG
- a CDS encoding cation:proton antiporter subunit C, whose translation is MTDEMEGIWNSGTAEYFLTIVLLLVGLYGIVARQHFLRKLMAMNILQVAVIVFFIALSAKSGATVPVVIEDGHEINVASYVNPLPHALMLTAIVVSVSTTGVALALLIRIRRRYGTLSETALLAKLRE
- a CDS encoding monovalent cation/H+ antiporter subunit D family protein: MSAHLPALVVVAPLLAAVVVPLLGRRSPGAAHLVTLAALGFTLAASTFLLSVVVANGVWRYAFAGWAPPWGIEYVLDPLSAGMMVLVSFLALATSIYAWSYLFASDPQRIGIFDSLYLLLVTGLLGIVATGDLFNLYVFLEISAIAAYALLSTGGDRATVATFRYLLIGTVAASCYLLGVGFLYALTGTLNMADLTARLADVDDSTAKAAGIGLIVIGLAIKAALFPFHGWQPDVYTYAPPPVTGFVAAVMTKVSAYAIFRVLYFTLGGEPTAGSALVFLGWAGVIAILAGAWLALSQTDIRRMLAYSSVSQMGYIFFGFSLGSPIALVGALFHVLNHAVVKGCLFLVVGGVRWRTGASNVAEFVGMGRRLPLSMLAFAVAAVSLVGLPPTAGFFSKWYLLLGAFEAEAWIGVGAVVVSTGLSAVYFFRIFERAFVVTDDKLSSVRSNDLPVGMLGPALVLAAVVLLLGLFQQPLITHVLQRALPIAVS
- a CDS encoding proton-conducting transporter membrane subunit is translated as MDLALRPLAAVLVSLLAAVLLPLVGRRPTVRETITITAAILKLALVSSMLPAVLAGQGVEGVSFALGMGLSLQFRVDALGLLFALTASSLWLLTSIYSIGYLRATTSTHQTSYYSAFAVCLSATVGIAFSGNLLTFFVCYEVLTLATYPLVVHGRTPEAQAAGRRYLVYTLAAGQALLVATVWAETLVPGSEFRPGGFLNSQTSSLTVWMLFVLFVVGCGVKAAIMPLHGWLPAAMVAPTPVSALLHAVAVVKAGVFGIVRMVGYVFGLDTLRATGADTVLIIFAVATILIASIRALGEDRLKRRLAYSTIGQLSYIVLGAAVGSVAALTGAMFHIAGHGFMKITMFFCAGTVHTQAHRDGVKGLDGLGRQMPVTMTAFAIGACGLAGVPLLAGFIAKWNLGVGAVEVDHLLLVGVLVVSGLLNVAYFFPILFDAFFRAPTSDVREAGWAMVLPLGVTAVVALLLGVIPDFGLHFFTLARLAAESVVTGAGVLQ
- a CDS encoding Na(+)/H(+) antiporter subunit D encodes the protein MMTLPHPALVLIVAASFAALTRGRARQVGLVLATLAALIAAFALPDGDRGVVELTGQGLVLLRVDPVSRFFGLIFTAIAFIGTIYGLHIDRGGEHFTKLIYAAGALTVIYAGDWLTVFAGWELMAVTSLALIWFGGTTRARMAGLRYIYVHLTGGSLLFSGIALLWASGGELTLTRLSPGTGLASGLILAGVLVNAAVPPVHAWLTDAYPEASVTGTVFLSAFTTKTAVYLLIRVFPGTEALMWAGAIMAVYGALFAVLENDIRRLLSYHIISQVGYMVAGVGMGTALAVNGAAAHAFSHILYKALLLMGAGAVLQATGRNKLTELGGLARSMPGVTMLYLIGACSISGVPLFSGFVSKSLIVSAASEHGHVMVEWLLIVASVGTFLHTGLKLPYFTFFGPDRGLKPTRLPRNMVVAMGLAAAACIGIGVIPDWLYARLPVPEVSYAPYTFDHVLSTLQLLIGTGVAFWLARQSLGGTPTVTLDTDRLWRRPVWMLVTCLVNGVAMAGQRWRFGTLAVAERVAVTLQSPFHVARPGMLPYDADRHRLPIGANVVWIAVGFVALMLAIWQLTGV